The following are from one region of the Methanococcoides methylutens genome:
- a CDS encoding AAA family ATPase, whose protein sequence is MKDMWTVKYRPEMLKDVLGNENSLNALDQLVRSGNLPHLVFHGPVNSGKSSTAFALARELYGDSYENNFTYFNASDFFDQGKRYLVRDKRFTHIIGTDDPKKIYSSVISIFKTVINEFAGMGSIDADFKIIFIDSVESLDTSAQHALRRIMEKYTRTCRFILSTTQPSKLISPLRSRGLELFFTYVPDEVLRSYIISITEQEEISISEDGLDALMYYAGGNVSKALLTLQFANMSKPDAEITGELLYEESLCEVSDNVTELHSAAIDHEFVKARKLIDTLLIEEGFTGDEVLQQLHSVVVKSDRAEYEIAKAVRRIADADAMIIDSANARIHLESLVTELY, encoded by the coding sequence ATGAAGGACATGTGGACTGTTAAATACCGACCAGAGATGCTTAAGGATGTTCTGGGCAATGAGAATTCCCTCAATGCCCTTGACCAGCTTGTCCGTTCAGGCAATCTGCCCCATCTGGTGTTTCACGGTCCGGTAAACTCTGGCAAGTCTTCAACTGCCTTTGCTCTGGCACGTGAACTGTACGGGGATAGCTACGAGAACAATTTCACATACTTCAATGCTTCCGATTTCTTTGATCAGGGAAAGCGCTATCTTGTTCGTGATAAGCGCTTCACTCATATCATAGGGACGGATGACCCGAAGAAGATCTACTCCAGTGTCATTTCCATCTTCAAGACCGTGATCAATGAATTTGCAGGGATGGGTTCAATTGATGCGGATTTCAAGATAATCTTCATCGACAGTGTTGAGTCTCTGGATACCAGTGCACAGCATGCCTTGCGTCGTATAATGGAAAAGTATACTCGCACATGCAGGTTCATCCTGTCCACTACTCAGCCTTCAAAGCTGATATCCCCTCTGCGGTCAAGAGGGCTGGAGCTATTCTTTACTTATGTTCCCGATGAGGTGCTAAGGTCGTATATAATTTCAATTACGGAACAAGAGGAAATTTCCATTTCTGAGGATGGTCTTGATGCCCTTATGTACTATGCAGGTGGCAATGTCTCAAAGGCTTTGCTGACACTTCAGTTTGCTAATATGAGCAAGCCAGATGCAGAGATCACAGGTGAGTTACTATACGAGGAATCTCTCTGCGAGGTTTCTGACAACGTGACAGAACTTCATTCTGCAGCTATTGATCATGAGTTCGTGAAAGCGAGGAAACTGATCGACACTCTTCTCATTGAGGAAGGTTTTACCGGGGACGAGGTCCTGCAGCAGTTACATTCTGTGGTGGTAAAATCGGACCGTGCTGAATACGAGATCGCAAAAGCGGTCCGCAGGATCGCAGATGCAGATGCAATGATCATCGACAGCGCGAACGCAAGGATCCATCTGGAATCACTTGTTACGGAACTCTACTGA
- a CDS encoding protein translocase subunit SecF gives MGSILTEYLDSFIRGRDDKQLVTIPLVVLALALLVSVVVFSSTGAPVKLGLEFEGGTMIAFETQETADVLEQAYSDYSLDDARKAGDRAILQFGPMDSEDQKELEKDITSKYSNVEIKQIGALYGKELQSQALKAIGLSFLGMAIVVFLIFRTAVPSIAVVLSAVSDIAIAVGFMNVVGIELSLGTVAALLMLIGYSVDSDILLTTRVLKRRGTVNENIGRAMHTGLTMTTTTLAALVVMYIVSTFSYLVTSSASQVNLLSDISIVLIFGLVADIMNTWLLNTGILRWHVNRSNPRGRRA, from the coding sequence ATGGGATCAATCCTAACCGAATATCTTGATTCATTCATAAGGGGGCGTGATGACAAACAGCTTGTCACCATTCCTCTCGTAGTTCTGGCACTCGCACTTTTGGTGTCGGTTGTAGTATTTTCAAGCACAGGTGCACCTGTAAAGCTCGGACTTGAGTTTGAGGGTGGTACCATGATAGCTTTCGAGACGCAGGAAACCGCAGATGTTCTCGAGCAGGCATATTCCGATTATTCATTGGATGATGCCCGTAAAGCAGGAGACCGTGCTATTTTGCAGTTTGGTCCCATGGACAGTGAAGATCAGAAAGAGCTCGAAAAGGATATAACTTCAAAGTATTCGAACGTTGAGATCAAGCAGATCGGTGCACTATACGGAAAAGAGCTTCAGTCCCAGGCATTGAAAGCAATTGGTCTTTCATTCCTCGGAATGGCGATAGTCGTGTTCCTTATCTTCAGGACCGCTGTCCCATCTATCGCAGTAGTGCTTTCTGCAGTCTCTGATATTGCTATAGCTGTCGGTTTCATGAACGTGGTCGGAATTGAACTTTCTCTTGGTACCGTGGCAGCTTTGTTGATGCTTATCGGTTACTCGGTGGACAGTGATATACTGCTGACAACACGTGTGCTGAAGAGAAGAGGTACCGTTAATGAGAACATCGGAAGGGCAATGCATACCGGTCTTACCATGACCACCACAACACTTGCAGCTCTTGTGGTGATGTATATCGTATCCACATTCTCATACCTTGTGACATCGTCAGCTTCCCAGGTCAATCTGCTTTCCGATATATCCATTGTACTGATATTCGGTCTGGTTGCCGATATCATGAACACATGGCTGCTTAACACAGGTATACTGAGGTGGCATGTCAACCGCAGCAACCCAAGGGGGCGAAGGGCATGA
- a CDS encoding bifunctional 5,6,7,8-tetrahydromethanopterin hydro-lyase/3-hexulose-6-phosphate synthase has translation MMFIGEALIGEAPELAHVDLMIGDKEGPVGQAFATGMTQLSAGHTPLLSVIRPNLPTKPSTLIVPKVTVKNMDQASQIFGPAQAAVAKAIADAVEEGIVPKDQAEDLVIIASVFIHPQAVDYNRIFRYNYGATKLALKRALDNFPSIDTVLEEKDKSSHAIMGFKVSRLWDAPYLQVALDNPNIDAIRNVVKQLPKSDHLILEAGTPLIKRYGVDVITKLREIKPDAFIVADLKTLDTGNLEARMVADATADAIVVSALAPIATLNKAIAEAHKTGISAVMDTLNQPDPVAVLEQLDELPDVVELHRAIDIEETAHAWGSIEGIKAIGEKRNKKILVAVAGGVRVDTISAALGAGADILVVGRAITNSKDIKQAADQFIEGLNKPEIDQFRVMTDF, from the coding sequence ATGATGTTTATTGGAGAAGCACTAATTGGCGAGGCACCAGAACTCGCACACGTCGATCTTATGATCGGGGACAAGGAGGGACCTGTCGGACAGGCGTTCGCAACAGGCATGACCCAGCTTTCAGCAGGTCACACTCCTCTTCTTTCCGTCATCCGCCCGAACTTACCCACAAAGCCATCTACACTGATCGTTCCAAAAGTGACAGTGAAGAACATGGACCAGGCCTCACAGATATTTGGTCCTGCTCAGGCAGCTGTTGCTAAGGCTATTGCTGATGCAGTGGAAGAAGGCATTGTCCCGAAAGACCAGGCTGAAGACCTTGTGATCATCGCAAGCGTATTCATCCATCCACAGGCTGTTGACTACAACCGTATCTTCAGGTACAACTACGGTGCTACAAAACTTGCTCTTAAGCGCGCACTGGACAATTTCCCATCCATCGACACTGTGCTCGAAGAGAAGGACAAGTCCTCACACGCAATTATGGGATTCAAGGTATCAAGGCTTTGGGATGCTCCATACCTGCAGGTTGCACTTGACAATCCAAACATCGATGCTATCCGCAATGTCGTCAAGCAGCTTCCAAAGAGCGACCACCTTATCCTGGAAGCAGGTACACCTCTTATCAAACGCTATGGTGTGGACGTAATCACCAAGCTGCGTGAGATCAAACCTGACGCATTCATCGTTGCTGACCTTAAGACACTTGATACAGGTAACCTTGAGGCACGTATGGTCGCAGATGCAACCGCAGATGCTATTGTGGTTTCCGCACTTGCACCTATTGCAACACTTAACAAAGCTATCGCAGAAGCACACAAGACCGGTATCTCTGCTGTCATGGACACACTGAACCAGCCAGACCCTGTAGCTGTACTTGAACAGCTTGACGAGCTTCCTGATGTTGTCGAACTTCACCGTGCGATCGATATCGAAGAGACTGCTCACGCATGGGGCAGTATCGAGGGTATCAAGGCAATCGGTGAGAAGCGCAACAAGAAGATCCTTGTAGCAGTTGCAGGCGGTGTACGCGTTGACACTATCTCCGCTGCACTTGGCGCAGGGGCTGACATACTCGTTGTTGGAAGGGCTATCACCAACTCCAAGGACATCAAGCAGGCAGCTGACCAGTTCATTGAAGGCCTGAACAAGCCTGAGATCGACCAGTTCAGAGTAATGACCGATTTCTAA
- a CDS encoding tyrosine-protein kinase family protein encodes MGKSIAVHSSKGGSGKTSFSINLAFAYASTGKSVCLLDADLKAPSVFNYMFPDSNCWLNDVLDGKCGIMDAIVEVVDDSVAPGKLSVGYCNPDIDAVREISGKDRKWQSKALKIIMGIKNDLFSSGIDVLIIDTGPGVDFTSVNAIAAADYVIMVTRPERSHQKYMEQIIDGIYIPLDKDYGVIMNKCHEKDPISISGMTNSEVPLLASIPCLCDIALRGDSEVLVVTDPENLFSKAVFTVVKNIEECFSISD; translated from the coding sequence ATGGGAAAAAGTATCGCGGTACATTCATCAAAAGGCGGTTCAGGTAAAACCTCTTTTTCTATCAACCTTGCATTTGCATATGCATCCACAGGGAAGAGCGTATGTCTCCTTGATGCCGATCTTAAGGCTCCAAGTGTTTTTAATTATATGTTTCCTGATTCTAACTGCTGGCTGAACGATGTCCTTGATGGTAAATGTGGCATCATGGATGCGATCGTTGAGGTCGTTGATGACTCAGTAGCACCTGGCAAGTTATCTGTGGGCTATTGCAATCCTGACATCGATGCAGTTCGTGAGATCTCGGGCAAGGATCGTAAATGGCAGTCAAAGGCCCTGAAGATCATCATGGGCATAAAGAATGATCTGTTCTCTTCCGGAATAGATGTGCTTATCATCGATACAGGTCCCGGTGTGGATTTCACATCGGTTAATGCAATAGCTGCAGCGGATTATGTAATAATGGTGACTAGGCCTGAAAGGTCTCACCAGAAATATATGGAGCAGATAATTGATGGTATTTATATCCCGCTTGACAAAGATTACGGTGTCATTATGAATAAGTGCCATGAAAAGGATCCGATCTCAATATCCGGTATGACCAATTCGGAGGTTCCTTTACTGGCATCAATACCCTGCCTTTGTGATATTGCCCTGAGGGGCGATTCAGAAGTATTGGTGGTCACAGATCCGGAAAATCTTTTTTCAAAAGCTGTTTTCACAGTTGTTAAGAACATCGAAGAGTGCTTTTCCATAAGTGATTAA
- a CDS encoding coenzyme F420-0:L-glutamate ligase, whose translation MRMELFAIDGLPLIKKGDDLAAMICERAELEDHDSVVIASTIVAKAEGAMVQKSDVVPSQRAINIAKRLGKDPVLVQLVLDRSSDVIIEFPLLLVENLNGHVSINAGIDDSNVDTDYLLELPHDPDASAKGIGKRIADLCGRDVSVIITDTNGRAFKIGQTGVAVGVYHMHPIRNWQGEKDLFGKELEITEEAVADELAGAANLLMGEAAGGIPVVIVRGFEYHTKDDVSVKEMYRPDNEDIIRKGLRCLRQSSD comes from the coding sequence TTGAGGATGGAACTGTTTGCCATAGATGGTTTGCCGCTTATCAAAAAGGGAGATGACCTTGCGGCTATGATATGTGAACGTGCGGAACTTGAGGACCATGATTCTGTGGTGATCGCTTCTACTATTGTAGCAAAGGCCGAAGGGGCAATGGTGCAGAAAAGTGATGTGGTGCCATCCCAGCGTGCAATAAATATTGCAAAGAGACTAGGCAAGGATCCTGTTCTTGTGCAGCTGGTTCTCGACAGAAGCTCTGATGTGATAATTGAATTCCCTTTGTTACTTGTGGAGAACCTCAATGGGCATGTGAGTATCAATGCCGGTATTGATGATTCCAATGTGGATACGGATTATCTTCTGGAACTTCCACACGATCCAGATGCTTCTGCGAAGGGTATAGGCAAGAGAATAGCCGATCTTTGTGGCAGGGATGTGAGCGTGATAATTACAGATACCAACGGAAGGGCTTTTAAGATAGGGCAGACCGGTGTTGCAGTTGGTGTCTATCACATGCATCCTATCAGGAACTGGCAGGGGGAGAAGGACCTCTTTGGAAAAGAGCTTGAGATCACTGAGGAAGCGGTTGCGGATGAGCTCGCAGGGGCTGCAAACCTGCTGATGGGCGAGGCTGCAGGGGGGATCCCTGTGGTGATAGTGCGTGGTTTTGAATATCATACGAAGGACGATGTGAGTGTAAAAGAGATGTACCGTCCTGATAATGAGGATATAATAAGAAAAGGATTAAGGTGCCTTCGTCAGTCCTCTGACTGA
- a CDS encoding preprotein translocase subunit SecD, giving the protein MREEEVKKGLKSDIRVWLLIAAVLFSVVMIHPWYSSDEGATTDLNYGLDLEGGSWLQIRLQGAVAQLDADISQTVPAIIEPVIGSSIDVKSVTGHTGSGYSSVGSTVVFTTDVYVSDLQMDLAGIGESDVSYSGNTSEIILYTSKQMLITQYLSDSLDAEVIPLSLGDSVEYEIRKEISQEGLQVLMDAVGGSILTEADGTSIYREGVRTETRDLTRDILSDKLNSLGLKDIPVRTVGEDYILIDFAGTDLTTAKEIVEKPGKFEIRVQTQDNGTAHVLYGDAIEKVGVVTFHDGQWHTPFTLNEEGALALQKIAIETGATTDPNSHWLYMYLDDNEIYGAPLSYSAATRLTEVPIYSWEASSGPDEESKSEAEELQIHLRAGALPVNVVLMGSGQVDAALGAQFKKQALFAGLFALLAVALVVFRRYGKKEILLPMVGTSICELIMILGVAATINWQLDLPAIAGIIAAIGTGIDHLVIITDEVLYEGKLPSTKVYLERITKAFAIIFAAAATTTIAMSPLVVMGFGALKGFAITTIIGVLIGVLIARPVYGKVIKVVLDEAE; this is encoded by the coding sequence ATGAGGGAAGAAGAAGTAAAGAAAGGCCTGAAAAGCGATATTCGCGTATGGTTACTGATAGCAGCGGTACTGTTCTCAGTTGTCATGATACATCCATGGTACTCCTCTGATGAGGGTGCAACTACAGATCTCAATTACGGACTTGACCTTGAAGGCGGTTCATGGCTCCAGATCAGATTGCAGGGTGCTGTGGCCCAGTTAGATGCTGATATTTCACAGACAGTGCCTGCCATTATTGAACCTGTTATCGGTTCATCCATTGATGTGAAAAGTGTTACAGGACATACAGGAAGTGGTTATTCTTCCGTTGGCAGTACTGTTGTATTTACAACTGATGTATATGTTTCAGATCTCCAGATGGACCTTGCAGGTATCGGTGAATCCGATGTCAGTTATTCGGGGAACACTTCCGAGATCATTCTTTATACTAGCAAGCAGATGCTTATCACCCAGTATCTTTCCGATTCACTTGATGCTGAGGTTATTCCTCTCTCTCTTGGTGACTCTGTTGAGTACGAGATCCGTAAAGAGATCTCACAGGAGGGTCTTCAGGTCCTGATGGATGCAGTAGGCGGTTCCATTCTGACAGAAGCAGATGGCACTTCGATATACCGTGAAGGTGTAAGGACCGAGACCCGTGACCTGACCCGTGATATTCTCAGTGACAAGCTGAACTCACTTGGTCTTAAGGACATACCTGTACGTACCGTGGGTGAGGATTACATCCTTATTGATTTTGCAGGGACCGATCTTACAACCGCAAAGGAGATCGTTGAAAAACCCGGTAAGTTCGAGATCCGGGTACAGACACAGGACAATGGGACTGCCCATGTACTATATGGTGATGCGATCGAGAAGGTCGGTGTTGTGACCTTCCACGACGGCCAGTGGCATACTCCTTTCACTCTTAATGAAGAAGGTGCCCTTGCCCTGCAGAAGATCGCCATTGAGACTGGTGCGACCACCGATCCGAACTCACACTGGCTCTACATGTATCTTGATGACAATGAGATATATGGTGCCCCGTTAAGTTATTCAGCAGCTACAAGGCTCACAGAGGTCCCGATCTATTCCTGGGAAGCTTCAAGCGGTCCTGATGAGGAAAGCAAGTCAGAGGCAGAGGAGCTCCAGATACACCTGCGTGCAGGTGCGTTACCTGTGAACGTGGTCCTCATGGGTTCCGGACAGGTGGATGCGGCTTTGGGTGCCCAGTTCAAGAAACAGGCTTTATTTGCCGGGCTTTTTGCACTTCTTGCAGTGGCTCTGGTCGTGTTTAGAAGATATGGCAAGAAAGAGATCCTGCTTCCAATGGTGGGAACCTCCATCTGTGAACTTATCATGATCCTTGGAGTCGCAGCAACGATCAACTGGCAACTTGACCTCCCTGCTATCGCGGGTATTATTGCTGCGATAGGTACCGGTATCGATCACCTTGTGATCATTACCGATGAGGTGCTCTACGAAGGCAAACTCCCTTCCACAAAAGTATATCTTGAAAGGATCACAAAAGCATTCGCTATAATCTTTGCAGCAGCTGCGACAACTACCATTGCAATGTCACCATTGGTCGTCATGGGATTTGGTGCACTCAAAGGATTTGCCATTACCACCATCATCGGTGTGCTAATAGGTGTGCTTATCGCAAGGCCGGTATATGGTAAGGTCATAAAGGTAGTTCTCGATGAAGCAGAGTGA
- a CDS encoding Hsp20/alpha crystallin family protein encodes MKFGLTRRGPSGLSRWDPFEEIRQTQEHLNQLFREVSPFGGWPEGRSIAPLMDIREEGDNVIVTTDLPGVDKKDIDVSVRDNIIEISAECKKESESEEEGYTQRERTYSRFSRSAVLPSNVTDEDAKAKLENGVLTITLPKAKIEEKPKIMIE; translated from the coding sequence ATGAAATTTGGTTTAACACGTAGGGGTCCCTCTGGATTATCCCGCTGGGATCCATTTGAAGAGATAAGGCAGACACAGGAACATCTCAACCAGTTATTCAGGGAGGTTTCTCCTTTCGGAGGTTGGCCTGAGGGAAGATCAATTGCTCCTCTGATGGATATCAGGGAAGAAGGTGACAATGTCATCGTTACTACTGATCTGCCAGGTGTTGACAAGAAAGACATCGATGTGAGTGTGAGAGACAACATTATTGAGATCAGCGCAGAGTGCAAAAAGGAAAGTGAATCTGAGGAAGAAGGTTACACTCAGAGGGAACGTACCTATAGTCGGTTCTCAAGATCTGCTGTCCTTCCATCGAACGTTACTGATGAAGATGCGAAGGCAAAACTTGAGAATGGTGTGCTGACGATCACACTTCCAAAGGCAAAGATCGAAGAAAAGCCGAAGATCATGATCGAGTGA
- a CDS encoding tRNA uridine(34) 5-carboxymethylaminomethyl modification radical SAM/GNAT enzyme Elp3 produces the protein MTSQEDGNFRAACRKLLDMVLEGKVSGNLELNEAKKAVSKEFRLSTLPKNPDLIMVGTEEEQKKVRDSLRRKPVRTISGVAVIAAMTSPCACPHGVCVPCPGGPNSTFNSPQSYMGREPATMRAMQHEYDPYRIVSGRLSQLKQIGHEVDKAELIVMGGTFSARAIDYQEWFTKRCLEAMNDFSGTEWRDDVQLIGKTQPYVTVEAVQKANEIAAIRNTGITFETRPDWTDLGHVDRMLALGATKVEIGVQSVYDFVLERMRRGHTVQETVESNRVLRDSALKVGFHMMPHLPGMDSARDLRGFKKLFTDSRFMPDYLKIYPTLVTEGTQLHEMWLKGEYEALDDEAATELLADIKAILPKWVRMQRIQRDIPSPQIIAGVRKSNIRQLAKERLEARGGRCRCIRCREVGHNVLKGNEPDPESIELIVESYDSCGGKEHFISFEDMTNDILIGFLRLRFPNSPHRDELQDAALVRELHVYGSMVPVGRDASRTDWQHRGYGAELLENAEKMALEAGYSKISIISGIGVREYYRKFGYHRDGVYMSKEI, from the coding sequence ATGACATCTCAAGAGGATGGAAATTTCAGGGCTGCATGCCGAAAGTTGCTGGATATGGTACTTGAGGGTAAGGTATCTGGTAATCTGGAACTAAATGAGGCAAAAAAAGCTGTCAGCAAGGAGTTCAGGCTCTCCACCCTTCCAAAGAACCCGGACCTGATAATGGTGGGGACTGAAGAGGAACAAAAAAAGGTACGTGATTCCCTTCGCCGCAAACCGGTCCGTACCATCTCAGGTGTTGCGGTGATCGCTGCCATGACCTCTCCCTGTGCCTGTCCTCACGGTGTTTGTGTGCCATGTCCGGGAGGCCCTAATTCTACATTCAATTCTCCTCAGAGCTATATGGGTAGGGAACCGGCTACAATGCGGGCCATGCAGCATGAGTATGATCCCTATCGGATCGTTTCAGGTCGTCTGTCCCAGCTAAAGCAGATCGGGCATGAGGTCGATAAAGCAGAGCTTATCGTCATGGGCGGGACATTTTCAGCCCGGGCTATTGATTATCAGGAATGGTTCACAAAGCGTTGCCTTGAGGCGATGAACGATTTTTCCGGGACTGAGTGGCGTGATGATGTGCAACTTATCGGAAAGACCCAGCCGTATGTGACGGTAGAGGCTGTCCAAAAGGCCAATGAGATTGCAGCTATCAGGAACACGGGTATTACTTTTGAGACTCGTCCTGACTGGACGGATTTAGGGCACGTAGACCGTATGCTGGCACTGGGTGCCACAAAGGTCGAGATCGGTGTCCAGAGTGTATATGATTTTGTGCTTGAGAGGATGAGGAGGGGGCACACGGTGCAGGAGACTGTGGAGTCCAACCGGGTCCTCCGGGATAGTGCGCTTAAGGTCGGTTTCCATATGATGCCCCATCTTCCGGGAATGGATTCTGCAAGGGATCTTCGGGGCTTTAAGAAACTTTTTACGGACAGCAGGTTCATGCCTGATTACCTGAAGATATACCCCACTCTTGTCACAGAGGGCACACAGCTCCACGAGATGTGGCTAAAGGGTGAATATGAAGCTTTGGACGATGAGGCTGCTACGGAGCTTCTTGCAGACATCAAGGCCATACTGCCAAAATGGGTGAGGATGCAGCGCATACAGAGGGATATCCCTTCTCCTCAGATCATTGCAGGCGTGAGAAAGAGCAACATCCGTCAGCTTGCAAAGGAGCGGCTGGAAGCGAGGGGTGGTAGGTGCCGGTGTATCCGATGCAGAGAGGTCGGTCACAATGTCCTCAAGGGCAATGAACCAGATCCGGAAAGCATTGAGCTCATAGTAGAGAGCTACGACTCCTGTGGCGGGAAAGAGCATTTCATCTCATTTGAAGATATGACGAACGATATCCTGATAGGTTTCCTGAGGTTGCGTTTCCCGAACTCTCCTCACAGGGATGAGCTACAGGATGCTGCCCTTGTGAGGGAGTTGCATGTTTATGGCTCCATGGTACCTGTGGGCAGGGATGCGAGCAGGACTGACTGGCAGCATCGCGGATATGGTGCGGAACTTCTTGAGAATGCAGAGAAAATGGCTTTGGAGGCAGGCTATTCGAAGATCTCTATTATCAGCGGGATCGGTGTAAGGGAGTACTATCGCAAGTTCGGATATCATCGTGATGGTGTTTATATGTCAAAGGAAATTTGA
- a CDS encoding cofactor-independent phosphoglycerate mutase, whose product MKYIILIGDGMADFSMDELGGKTVLQSSSTPNMDYMTKNGLAGLAINVPEGLPPGSDVANMSVMGYDPDVYYSGRAPLEAASMGIPLEKNDVAFRCNLITINDDHIADHSAGHITSEEARELMETIDGELGTDELRFYPGISYRHLLVASNDLGAKADCTPPHDVIGGERMVHMPKGDGSDVLCRLIEESISILENHPVNEKRRKEGKNPANAIWFWGQGYAPSFRTFDELYGLTGSVISAVDLIKGLGIYAGLDIIDVPGATGYLDTNYVGKAEYAMESLKDRDIVVVHVEAPDEAGHMGDLGAKIQAIEDFDEKVVGTVLRAAKEGDDDYMIVVLPDHPTPLVLRTHTSDPVPFLIYSTLENEADSVETFDEDSMKEGSLGIVRGCDIVQMLIDKAKQA is encoded by the coding sequence TTGAAATATATTATTCTCATCGGCGACGGAATGGCAGATTTTTCCATGGATGAGCTGGGCGGTAAGACGGTTCTTCAGAGTTCCAGTACTCCTAACATGGACTACATGACCAAAAATGGTCTTGCCGGACTTGCTATCAATGTTCCTGAAGGCTTGCCTCCGGGAAGTGATGTTGCGAATATGTCAGTTATGGGTTATGATCCTGATGTCTATTATTCAGGTCGTGCTCCGCTTGAGGCTGCCAGTATGGGTATTCCACTGGAGAAGAACGATGTTGCGTTCAGGTGCAACCTTATCACAATAAATGATGATCATATTGCAGATCACAGTGCAGGCCACATAACAAGCGAAGAAGCCCGGGAGCTTATGGAAACCATTGATGGTGAGCTTGGGACCGATGAGCTGAGGTTCTATCCGGGTATAAGTTACAGGCATTTGCTTGTTGCGTCCAATGATCTTGGTGCTAAGGCAGACTGTACTCCACCTCATGATGTGATAGGCGGGGAACGGATGGTCCATATGCCAAAAGGAGATGGCAGTGATGTCCTGTGCAGGCTGATCGAAGAGTCGATATCAATACTTGAGAATCATCCTGTCAATGAAAAGAGAAGAAAGGAAGGCAAGAATCCTGCAAATGCCATCTGGTTCTGGGGTCAGGGTTATGCACCCTCCTTCCGGACATTTGATGAGCTCTACGGTCTCACAGGTTCCGTTATCTCGGCTGTGGACCTGATAAAGGGTCTTGGCATATATGCCGGTCTTGACATTATCGATGTTCCGGGTGCAACCGGGTATCTTGACACCAATTATGTTGGTAAGGCGGAATATGCCATGGAATCCCTGAAGGATAGGGATATTGTTGTGGTGCATGTTGAAGCTCCTGATGAAGCAGGCCACATGGGAGATCTGGGTGCCAAGATACAGGCGATCGAGGATTTCGATGAGAAGGTCGTAGGCACCGTTCTGCGTGCTGCAAAAGAGGGTGATGATGATTACATGATAGTCGTACTTCCGGACCATCCGACACCTCTCGTCCTCAGGACCCATACATCCGATCCTGTCCCGTTCCTCATTTATTCAACTCTGGAGAACGAGGCCGACAGTGTGGAAACATTTGATGAGGATTCCATGAAAGAAGGTTCTCTTGGCATTGTTCGAGGGTGCGATATTGTTCAGATGCTTATCGATAAGGCAAAGCAGGCATAA
- a CDS encoding deoxycytidylate deaminase, protein MTERPSIDEYFLEIAEVVSKRSTCLRNKVGAVIVRDKRILSTGYNGAPSNMEHCLEIGCIRQQNNIASGTRHEKCRAVHAEQNAIIQAALHGVGIGGATVYCTHQPCILCAKMIINSNIKRVVFSTKYPDTDTPEFFAAAGVEMVNLQSED, encoded by the coding sequence ATGACTGAAAGACCATCAATTGATGAATATTTTCTGGAGATCGCAGAGGTGGTCTCAAAGCGTTCCACCTGTCTGAGAAACAAGGTAGGAGCTGTCATTGTCCGTGATAAAAGGATACTTTCGACCGGTTACAACGGTGCTCCCAGCAACATGGAACACTGCCTTGAGATCGGTTGTATCAGGCAGCAGAACAATATTGCATCCGGCACCAGGCATGAGAAATGCCGGGCAGTGCACGCAGAGCAAAATGCCATCATACAGGCAGCACTTCATGGGGTAGGGATAGGAGGAGCAACTGTATACTGTACACACCAGCCCTGCATACTGTGCGCAAAAATGATAATAAATTCCAACATAAAAAGGGTAGTCTTCAGCACAAAATACCCTGATACCGACACCCCGGAGTTCTTCGCTGCTGCCGGTGTCGAAATGGTGAACCTTCAGTCAGAGGACTGA